Proteins from a genomic interval of Candidatus Neptunochlamydia sp. REUL1:
- a CDS encoding tyrosine-type recombinase/integrase, with translation MSLMVNGEGSLECFRQLDVLSYEEAKSQKANWIWKQLSRITVQEAVEVWLLTLSKTTKKNYRAGVNRMVEMEILDPLMTLQAFTLVNHEVKIDQIKGFSEWAECTRQARAACYIAFTGFLYRRTKGIIPKALASQEGHGKTFFKVYDKVKTAAMSQAQWSAFLEELENISFRECLIAKVMLQGGKRVREVLDLEIDQIRWDRRKISFMQSKMKGMKKVTVITYPKTVMERLREYVGERKGRVFVTRTGKPVHLNRVSETFAKAGRKAGTPFKVTPHVLRTSTVTYLKQQGFQDSDIMKVTGHASASMVASYDKTFQEINATEKVQLVS, from the coding sequence ATGTCTTTGATGGTGAACGGTGAGGGGAGTTTAGAGTGTTTTAGGCAATTAGACGTTTTAAGCTATGAAGAGGCAAAAAGTCAAAAAGCGAATTGGATTTGGAAACAACTGAGTCGGATTACGGTTCAAGAGGCCGTAGAGGTTTGGTTGCTGACTTTAAGCAAGACGACAAAGAAAAATTATCGAGCAGGCGTCAATCGGATGGTGGAGATGGAGATTTTGGATCCCTTGATGACATTGCAGGCTTTTACCCTTGTCAATCATGAAGTAAAGATCGATCAGATTAAGGGATTTTCTGAGTGGGCGGAATGTACACGTCAAGCAAGAGCTGCGTGTTACATTGCGTTTACGGGGTTTTTATATCGGAGAACAAAGGGGATCATCCCCAAAGCCCTTGCAAGCCAAGAAGGGCATGGAAAAACCTTTTTCAAGGTGTATGACAAGGTGAAAACAGCCGCGATGAGCCAGGCCCAATGGTCGGCGTTTTTAGAGGAGCTGGAGAACATTAGTTTTAGGGAGTGTTTGATCGCTAAAGTGATGCTCCAAGGGGGAAAGAGGGTGCGAGAAGTTCTGGATCTGGAGATTGATCAAATCCGTTGGGATCGAAGAAAGATTTCCTTTATGCAGTCTAAGATGAAAGGGATGAAAAAGGTGACGGTGATTACCTATCCCAAGACGGTGATGGAGCGATTGAGGGAGTACGTTGGAGAGAGGAAGGGAAGGGTTTTTGTCACCCGCACAGGAAAACCGGTTCACCTCAACAGGGTATCGGAAACTTTTGCGAAGGCGGGAAGAAAGGCGGGGACCCCCTTTAAGGTGACCCCTCATGTATTGAGGACATCCACGGTGACCTATTTGAAGCAGCAAGGATTCCAGGATAGCGACATCATGAAGGTGACAGGGCATGCTAGTGCCTCGATGGTGGCTTCCTACGACAAAACCTTCCAAGAGATCAATGCGACCGAAAAGGTGCAGCTCGTGAGTTAA